Part of the Bacillus cabrialesii genome is shown below.
ACGTATAACGCCACGGCTTCACCGTGTCGACAACCCCTCGCATTCGTTGTAAGGCTGCGCGTCGGTGCTTAATAAAGAATGGAACGGCGGTTAAATTCCAGACGTCCTGGCCTAAACGCCGCCGTCATCACATCCTGTGAAAGCCTGCTCCGATGCGACTTCAAGGTTTTTTCAATCACGATGTGAAGATTCTGTCATTTGCAAAAAGGCTTCCGCGTCACGAACGGCCAGCTTGATGGCATTCTCCCAGAAATCGCGTTTCGTAATATCAGCGCCCAAATGCTTCATCGCCAAGTCTTCCACAGTCATAGAAGCTGTATCTCGCAAAAGCGCGATATACTTCTCTTCGAACGCGTTTTTTTCTTCAAGCGCCATAGCGTAAATGCCGAGAGAAAACAGATAGCCGAACGTATAAGGGAAATTGTAAAACGGCACCCTCGTGATGTGAAAGTGAAGCTTTGACGCCCAAAAGAGCGGATGATACTCTCCTAACGCATTGCAATATGCCTCTTTTTGCGCCTCTTCCATCAGCTCATTCAAACGGTCGGCCGGAACCGCTCCACGCTTTCGTTCTTCATAAAATCTCGTTTCGAATAGGAATCTTGCATGAATATTCATGAAGAATGCAACGCTTCTTTGCACTTTATCCTCCAGAAGGACAAGCTTTTCTTCCTTCGTCTCCGCCTGCTGGACAGTCGCGTCCGCCACAATCATCTCAGCAAACGTTGAAGCCGTTTCCGCAACGTTCATGGCGTAGGACCTGTTTAACGGCCTGACGTTTAGCATCGCTTCCTGATGGAACGCGTGTCCGAGCTCATGTGCAAGTGTTGAAACATTTGAGGCGCTTCCAGAAAACGTCATAAAAATCCGCGATTCTCCGCTGTCAGGAAAGCTCGTGCAAAAGCCGCCGACTCTTTTTCCGCTCCTGTCTTCCGCTTCAATCCAGCGGTCCCGAAACGCTTTTTCAGTGAAAGAGGACAGCTTTTTGCCAAACGTTGAAAACTGGCTGACGATGATATTTGCGGCTTCATCATATGAATAGACCTTTCCGTCAGACCCGATCGGTGCCTCAACATCGTACCAGCTGAGCTTTTCAAGGCCGAGCATGGACGCTTTCCGGTTCAAAAACTGAACGAACGGCTGCTTGTTTTCAGTGATAACCTGCCACATCGTATCCAGTGTTTCTTTTTTCATCCTGTTGATCTGCAGCGGCTCCTTCAGGACATTCTCCCAGCCGCGCGCTTTATAGGTTTCAAGCCGGAATCCCGCCAAATGATTGAGCGTGCTGCTGAACATATCCTGCTTGCTTTCCCAAGCTTGATGCAAACGTTCATATATTGTTTTTCTGACAGCGCGGTCTTGATGGTCCATCACATTCTCAGCCTGGCCGACAGACAATTGCTTATTCACACCGTTTTCCTCATACGGGATCGTCATTTTGCCGACAACCATATTGTATAGATCGCTCCAAGCGTGATATCCGTCCACCGCAAGGTTTCCAATCAGTTTTTCTTTACCCGGGCTGAGCTTTTCAGCAACCCGTTGTCTTCTTTCATTTAATATGTACGATACATCGCGTAATCCCGGTTTTGTTAACAATTCATTCCACACGTCTTGTTGAATGGCCACAAGCTTATGGTCTAATGTGATGAGGGACGATTGAAAATCTGCGTTAAGCCGATTCATGAGTGACTGATGCTCAACAGCCTTTTGATCATGGATATTCTGGGCCTGAAGGCAAGCGACAAAAGCGCCGGCCTGCTGAAGCTTGACAGAAGCC
Proteins encoded:
- a CDS encoding M3 family oligoendopeptidase, whose amino-acid sequence is MALQGVEQRWDLDSFFKGGSQSEEFKGYIEKLSQSLRAFQDMTDAFQVPESPEEAEGLTALLDLFEQASVKLQQAGAFVACLQAQNIHDQKAVEHQSLMNRLNADFQSSLITLDHKLVAIQQDVWNELLTKPGLRDVSYILNERRQRVAEKLSPGKEKLIGNLAVDGYHAWSDLYNMVVGKMTIPYEENGVNKQLSVGQAENVMDHQDRAVRKTIYERLHQAWESKQDMFSSTLNHLAGFRLETYKARGWENVLKEPLQINRMKKETLDTMWQVITENKQPFVQFLNRKASMLGLEKLSWYDVEAPIGSDGKVYSYDEAANIIVSQFSTFGKKLSSFTEKAFRDRWIEAEDRSGKRVGGFCTSFPDSGESRIFMTFSGSASNVSTLAHELGHAFHQEAMLNVRPLNRSYAMNVAETASTFAEMIVADATVQQAETKEEKLVLLEDKVQRSVAFFMNIHARFLFETRFYEERKRGAVPADRLNELMEEAQKEAYCNALGEYHPLFWASKLHFHITRVPFYNFPYTFGYLFSLGIYAMALEEKNAFEEKYIALLRDTASMTVEDLAMKHLGADITKRDFWENAIKLAVRDAEAFLQMTESSHRD